One part of the Coffea eugenioides isolate CCC68of chromosome 10, Ceug_1.0, whole genome shotgun sequence genome encodes these proteins:
- the LOC113750547 gene encoding inositol transporter 4-like, translating into MVEGGVTGARRTELMEFWRAIWRTPYIMRLALSAGIGGLQFGYDNSVISGALHYSRDDFESVKNNTWLRETIVSMAVAGAAIGAAFGGWLNDKCGRKKSILLADVLFVAGAILMASAPAPWMIILERIFVGLGVGIASMTQPLYISEASPARVRGALVSTNGMLITGGAFLSYVINYAFTKIRGAWRWMLGVAGLPPLIQFLLMLWLPESPRWLYGEDWNKKMELIIKVRKKIKQQKKERDCRNGKLQQLKLFPE; encoded by the exons ATGGTGGAGGGGGGTGTTACTGGTGCGCGTAGAACAGAACTCATGGAATTCTGGCGGGCAATATGGAGAACGCCTTATATTATGCGCCTTGCCTTATCAGCTGGAATTGGAGGGCTTCAGTTTGGCTATGATAATAGTGTTATTTCTGGTGCCTTGCACTACAGCCGGGATGATTTTGAATCTGTTAAAAACAACACATGGCTGCGAGAAACTATTGTTAGCATGGCAGTAGCAGGAGCTGCGATTGGTGCTGCATTTGGTGGTTGGCTCAATGACAAGTGTGGTCGAAAGAAATCAATTCTTTTAGCTGATGTGCTGTTCGTTGCAGGTGCCATACTTATGGCCTCTGCTCCTGCTCCCTGGATGATCATTCTTGAAAGAATATTTGTGGGATTGGGAGTTGGAATAGCATCCATGACACAACCCCTCTATATTTCGGAAGCTTCTCCTGCTAGAGTTAGAGGTGCATTGGTTAGCACCAACGGCATGCTGATTACCGGAGGAGCTTTTCTGTCTTACGTGATCAACTATGCATTCACCAAGATACGCGGGGCATGGCGTTGGATGCTTGGAGTAGCAGGTTTACCGCCTCTGATCCAATTTCTTTTGATGCTTTGGCTTCCTGAGTCTCCTAGATGGCTTTATGGGGAG GATTGGAACAAGAAAATGGAGCTGATCATCAAGGttagaaagaaaattaaacagcaaaagaaagaaagagattgCCGCAACGGAAAGCTTCAGCAACTGAAGCTTTTTCCAGAATGA